GCCAGAAATAGCCCTTCCGGAGGTACACCGCGGTGTCGGTGATCTCCCAGCGGTGCACCCGGTACCACCAGCCCGGCAACAACCACACCACCGGGACGGCCGCCACCAGCACCACCGCGGCCGGTATCAGCAGCCACGTGCCACCGACCTTCAGCAAGCCCGGTACGAGCGCGGCGGCGACGAGCGCGGCGACCGCGGCCGCGAAGGTCAGCGCGAGCCGCGCCCGCCACCAGCCGACCGATTGGGGGTCGAACTCGATTCTCGGTGGGCGTGCCGACTCCGTACGCACTTGCGCCATATACACCCCGATCGCGAAGTTGCCAAAACTGTAACACCGGCCGATTTCGCCGTCCGGGGAGGTGCTGGACAATTCCCAATGGCCCAACCATCCTGGGGCGGAGTTTCGCCGCCGCCGACCGGATAGGCCGGGCGGGTTCGGTGTGGGCCATATCGGACGATTGGATGCGCACAGGTGATATTCCCGTATACGGCATCACGTCGCGTGGCCCTTCGCGCGGCGACCGCCGCGGAGCAGGCGGAGTTCTTCCGCACCATCCTGCGGACCGGGATCGAAAGCGTGCGGCCGACCGCGCCCCGGGCGGCACCGGTGTCCAAACGCGTCCAGGCCGCATTCCACGTGCTCAAGCGCAACAGCGGTGAGGTCATGGGCTTCAGCCTGATTTTCGACCAGGACCAGGCCGGGCACATCCGGTGCGGCACCTACCTGGATCCGCGGCGCGCTCGGCTCGGCGTCGGTTCCGAGGCCGTCGGCCTGACCATCAACTACGCCTTCGCCGCGTTCAACGTGGACCGGGTGATCACCGAGACCACCGAGGCGAGTTTCGGTTCCTTCGGTGTGACCAAGGGAGACGAGCGAATCCGCAATGTCCTGCGAGAGCATCTCTACTTCCGCGGGCAGTTCTGGGACCTGCACGGCTTCTCGGTGGACCGGGCGCAGTGGATGGAGGATCGTGAAGCGATCGCGCTCGAACTCGACCCGGTCGCCGAGGGCGGGGGACGGCCGGACACCGGATAGTGGGACGCCCCGGGTGCGCGTCCCGCCGGCGGGACGCACACCCGGGACCGGAACCGCACGGCGATTTCGCCGAGGGGAATTCCGGTCGCCGATAGCCGGAATCGCGAAGGAAGTTGTTCCGCCTGGGAAAGTTGGTTCCCGTCGCGGCCGAAGAATCGAGGGAGCATCTTGTGGCTTATGCCGAACTGACGCCGGCGGAGCTGCTTTCCGCGGGATTCAGCTCACCGCGCGTCACCGAAGAACCGTGGGTCGTGCGCTGGGACGAATTCGACGGTGACATCGAGCAACTGGTGCTCGATTCGCTTCCGGCGATGGTGGAATTCCGCACTTCGGGAACGACCGGCGCCAGCAAGGCGTGGCACCGCCCCAAGGAACTGATGTGGGCCGAGGCCGGAATGCTGGCCGGGTTGCTCGCGCCGCGGGATCCGCGAGCGGTGCTGGCCTGCGTGCCCTCCTCGCACCTCTACGGCGGGCTCACCAGCGTGCTGGTCCCGGCCAGGCTCGGCGTCCCGGTCTGGTACCGGCCGTCCTTCACCGGCCGCATGCCGGATCCCGGAGAGCGCCGGAGCTGGGCGATCATGGCCATTCCCTGGACCTTTTCGATGCTGCGCCGGTACCTGCCATGGATCACCTCGCTCGAACGGGTCACGGTCCTGCACGCCAGCGGGCTGATCCCGGAGGCCGCGCAGCACTTCCTGGCCGAAGCCGGTGCCGAGCGGGCGCGCATCATCGAGGTGATCGGGGCGACCGAGGCCGGCGCGGTCGCGACCCGCCAGTGGTCCGAAGGCGACCCGCCGGACTGGACCCTGCTCGACGACGTGGCCTTCGCCGAGCCCGTCGAGCCGGGGGAGGGCGAGGTGTCCTTGCACGTCCACAGTGGGCGGTTGGCACTGCTCGGAAAGGACCGCGCGCAACAGAGTTGCCGGCTCGACGATTACGTCGAGCGCCTCGGCGAACGCAGTTTCCGGTTCACCGGGCGGCGGAGCAGGCTGGTGAACGTCAACGGCCGCAGGTTCAACCTCGATCACCTCGAGAACCTCGTCCGGCCGATGCTGGACTGCGTGGACCTCGCCATCCGGCCGGTGACCGACCCGATGATCGGCGAGCACATCGAACTGCTCGTCGTGCTGCACCCCGGCACGGCGGTCGGCGACCTGGACCTGACCGCCGCGTTCGACCGCATCGGGGTGCGTCCGCGCAGGGTGCGTGCCGTCGACCGGATCGACCGCACCGAGATCGGCAAGTTCCGCCGCGTAGGGCAATCCGAAACGAGTGACGCAGGAGCCAGATCGTGACAATCTCCGCCGAGACCGGAACCGACTTCTCGCTCACCGACATCGTCCGCAACGCGGGCTGGGACGCCAGGCTCGAGCCGTGCGGTGAAGAGGACATCGCCCGGATGCAGGCCAGCGCGGCCACCGTGGCCAAGGCGCTGGCGGCCGATCAGCCGGTTTACGGGCTGACGCAGGGATTCGGCCCGCTCGTGCTGTTCGAAGCCGAGTCCGAGCTGGAACAGGGCGACAGCCTGATCTCCCACCTCGGCTCGGGGCAGGGCGAACCGCTGCCGCCCGAGGCCTGCCGCCTCGTGGTGTGGCTGCGGCTGAACAGCATGCGCAAGGGCTACTCCGCCGTGTCTCCCGAGTTCTGGCTGCGGCTCGCGCGGCTGTGGAACGACGGGTTCACCCCGGCGATCCCGCGGCACGGCACGGTGAGTGCCAGTGGTGACCTGCAACCGCTCGCGCACGCGGCGCTCAGCCACACCGGAGTCGGTGAGGCGTGGGTACCCGGGCCGGGCGGCCGACGGACCGTGAGGCCGGCCAAGGAGGCACTCGCCGCTCTCGGCGCCGAACCGTTCACCTGGCCGGTGCGCGAAGCACTCGCCTTCGTCAACGGCACCGGGGTCGGCCTCGCGGTGTCCATCGTGAACCAGCAGTCCGCGGTGGCGCTCGTCCGCGCGGCCGCGCTGCTCACCGGCCGGATCAGCACCCTGTTCGGTGCCAACCCCGAACACTTCCGGCCCGGCATCGGGATCGCGCGCGGGCAGGCCGGGCAGCTCACCGCGGCACGGTGGATCAGGGAGGAGCTCCCGGCCGGTGCCGAGCGCTCTCCCGACCGCCCGCTGCAGGAGCCGTACAGCCTGCGCTGCGGGCCGCAGGTGCTCGGGGCGGTGCTCGACCAGCTCGACTTCGCCGGTGAGCTGCTGTGCCGGGAAGCCAACGGCAGCACGGACAACCCGGTCACCTTCGACGGGGAGGTGCTGCACGGCGGCAACTTCCACGCGATGCCGGTCGGTTTCGCCTCCGACCAGATCGGGCTGGCCGTGCAGATGGCCGCCTACCTCGCCGAGCGGCAGCTCGGGGTGCTGGTGAGTCCGGTGACCAATGGCGGGCTCCCGCCCATGCTGACCCCGCGTCCCGGCCGCGGTGCCGGTCTCGCCGGAGTGCAGATCAGCGCGACCTCCTTCGTCTCCCGCATCCGGCAGCTGGTCTACCCGGCCTCCCTGACCACGTTGCCGACGAACGGCTGGAACCAGGACCACGTCCCGATGGCGCTCAACGGCGCGAATTCCGTGGCGGACGCACTCGACCTCGCGTGGCTGACCATCGGTTCGCTCGCGATCGGGGTCGCGCAGCTCACCTCGATGCTCGGTGCCGGCACGGACGGCCAGGGACCGTGGGCGAAGCTGGCCGAGCTGTCGCCGCCGCTGGACGCCGACCGGCCGATGGCGGCCGAAGTCCGCGCCGCCAGGGATCTGCTGCGGACCACGGCGGAGACACAGCTCGCCACCGACCCCGACCGGGCGTTCTGACGCGGTGGCCGGTCACCGGAAACTTCGGCCGGAGCGCGAGGTGCGAGCGTGATGAAGCAGGACGAGAGTGCGAAGCGGCCGTCCATGCTCGAGTTGTCGGCATGGCGGGAACTGCTGGTCTACCTGGCTCCCCACCGCAAGGTGGTGGTCGTCGGCGGCCTGCTGACGCTGGCCGGTGCGCTGGTCGGGCTCACCCAGCCGGCGATGGCCAAGTGGATCGTGGATTCGCTGGAGCACGACCGTGCGGTGACCGGTCCCCTCGTACTGCTCACCGTGGTCGTCGTGGCCGGCGCCGCGCTGGCCGCGCTGGGCTACTACCTGCTCGGCCGGGTCGCCGAGTCCGTGGTGCTGAAGTCCCGGCGGGAAATGGTGGCGCGGGTGCTCGGACTGCGGATGCGGGAGACGTCCCGGCTCCAGCCGGGCGACCTGATGTCCCGGGTCACCGCCGATACGACGCTGCTGCGGCAAGCGGTCGGCCAGACGCTGATCGACGCACTCAAAGGGGTGCTGATGCTCGTCGTCATCGTGGCGGCGATGTGGCTGATGGACGCGGTCCTGCTGCTGGTGACCCTCGGCGTCCTGGTGGTCGCCGGCGTGCTGATCGGCCTGGTGGTGCCCTACTTCCAGCGATACAGCACCAAGGTGCAGGAGGCGATCGCCGACATCAATTCGGTGCTGGAGCGGGCTCTCGGCGCGCTGCGCACCATCAAGGCCTCCGGCTCGGAGCCACAAGAGGCCGCGAAGATCCACCGCTCCACCTGGCAGGCGTGGCGCTACGGCCTCCACCTCGCCCGGCTCAGCGGAATCGTCAGCGCGGGCGCGTTGCTGGCGATCCACGTGTCGTTCCTGGTGGTGCTCGGGGTCGGCGGTGCGCGAGTGGCCTCGGGCGCCATCCCCATCGGCACGCTGATCGCCTTCCTGCTGTACCTGTTCTCGCTGATCGAACCCGTGGCGGGCCTGATCACCGCGGCGTCGACGTTCAGCACGGGAGTCGCCGCGGTGCGCCGGATCCGTGAGGTGCACAACCTCGAGGTGGAGCCCTTGCGGGCGCCCGCGGCGGGGGAGCGGCCGGTGAACGCGGTGCGGAGCGCGGCGCGCGCACCCGCCACGCTCGCCTTCCACGACGTGCACTTCCGCTACCCGGAGCCGGACAGCCCGGCCGTGCACCGCGGGGTCAGCTTCGTCATTCCGCCCGGCGGGATGACGGCCGTCGTCGGCCCCTCCGGTGCGGGCAAGTCCACGCTCTTCTCGCTCGTCGAACGGTTCTACGAGCCGGTGCGGGGCAGGATCGAGCTGGACGGCGTCGACCTGGAGGACTGGCCGCTCGCCGACCTGCGTGCCGCGATCGGCTACGTCGAGCAGGACGCACCGGTGCTGGCAGGGAGCCTGCGGGAGAACCTGCTGATCGGCATCACCACCGAGGTCACGGACGAGGAGATCCGGCACGTGCTCTCGCGCACCCGGCTCACCGCGCTGGTCGACCAGCTGCCGGACGGGCTCGACACGCTGGTCGGGCACCGGGGCAGCACCCTCTCCGGCGGGGAACGGCAGCGCATCGCGATCGCGCGGGCGCTGCTGCGCACCCCTCGCCTTCTCCTGCTGGACGAGGCGACTTCCCAGCTCGACGCGGTGAACGAGGCCGCGCTGCGCGAGGTCGTGGTCGAGGTCGCGCGCGAGTACACGGTGCTGGTGGTGGCGCATCGGCTGTCCACCGTCACCAAGGCCGACCGGATCCTGGTGATGGACGCCGGCGTGGTCCGCGCCGTCGGCACGCACCAGGAACTGGTGGAGCGGGACGAGTTGTACCGCGAGCTGGCCACGACCCAGCTTCTGGTGGCCGGCCCGGCCGAGGACTCCGGTACGCCGGAGGTGAGCGGAGTCCGCCCAGGGTGACCTGGATTCGTCAGGCGCCGCCGAGGCGCCACATTCGGAAAGGGGTTCTGGAACATGACTACTCAGCTCGAGGCGAGCACGGTGGAGTCCGGTGCCAGGGAACGCGAGCTGTACCTGAACCTGATGAAGCGGGTGGTGACGAACCTGATCTACCAGGATTCGGCGGTCTACCACGGGGACAGCTACGCGGAGATCAAGGCGGGGGTGCGTGAGGAGCGGGCGTTCGACGCCTCGGCCCGCGAGTCGGGACTGGACCACCCGCGGGTGGCGCACACGATGGTGGGGGTCAAGCGGCTGGACAACATCCAGGAATGCCTGGAGTCGGTGCTGGCCGACGACGTACCCGGTGACTTCATCGAGACGGGCGTGTGGCGCGGTGGGGCCAGCATCTTCGCCCGCGCGGTGCTGAAGGCGCACGGTGTCACCGACCGGACGGTGTGGGTGGCGGATTCGTTCGAGGGCCTGCCGCCCAACGAACGGGAACCGATCCACCTGCTGAACGACCTGCTGGCGGTTTCGGAGGAGGCCGTCCGGGAGAACTTCCGGCGGTACGGCCTGCTGGACGATCAGGTGCGGTTCGTCAAGGGCTGGTTCTGCGACTCGCTGCCCACCGCCGAGGTGGAGCGGCTGTCGGTGCTGCGGCTGGACGGCGACCTGTACGAGTCCACAATGGACGCTCTGGACAACCTGTACCCCAAGCTGTCGGCCGGCGGGTTCGTCATCGTCGACGACTACTACTTCGTGCCCGGCTGCCGGCTGGCGATCCTGGAGTTCCGGCGCCGCCACGGGATCACCGACCCGGTGCGGGAGATCGACGGGGTCGGCACGTTCTGGCGCAAGACCGGCTGAGGCGCCGGTCAGGCCGTCGCGACGGCGTCCCGGCCCGCCGCCAGCTCCTCCAGCGTGGCGACCAGTTCGTTCGGCGTCGGCATCGCGAGTATCTCCTCCCGCAGGCGCGCGGCGCCCGCCCGGAACGAGGACTCCGTCAGCAGCCTGCGCAACGCGTCGCGGACCAGCGGGCCGGTCGCCTCTGCGGCCGGGATGGCCAGGCCCGCCCCGTGCTCGGCGAGCCTGGCCGCGAGGAACGGCTCGTCGTAAACGTCGGGCAGGGCCAGGTGCGGTATCCCGGACAGCGCCACCGAGCAGATGGTGCCGGGCCCGGCGTGGTGGATCACCGCCGTACAGGTGGGTGCCAGCGCGTGCAGCGGGACGAACGGGAAGACGCTTACGTTGCCCGGGATACGCCGGAGCTTGGCCCGCTCGGCGTCCGGCACCGTGGCGACGACTTCGACGTCCAGTTCGGCCAGTGCGTCCAGCAGGCCCTGCACGTCCACCGGGTAGTCACCGAACTGGTGCACCCCGCTCACGCCGAGGGTCAGCCCCACCCGCGGCTTCGACGGCGGCCCGGCCAGCCAGCCGGGCTCGCTGGCGCGGCCGTTGTAGGGGATGTACCGCATCGGCAGCACCGGCTGACCGGTGCTCATCCGCAGCGACGCGGGCAGGTGGTCGACGGTGAACTGGCCGGTGACAAGGTCTTCGGAGAAATCCAGGCCGAACGGCCGCAGCCGGCTACCGAGCCAGGTGGCCAGCGGGTCGGTGACCTCGTCGCCCGCGCCCGCCTCGCGCAGGTTCAGGAAGAGGTTCCTGGTGCCGCCGAAGTAGTCGATGCTCCACATCAGCCTGCCGTGTGCGCAACCGAGCACCTTCGCGGCGATGGAACCGGCGTAGGTGTTGGTTTCCCAGACGATGAGGTCGGGGCGCCAGGCCAGCGCGAAGTCGACCAGTTCGTCGATCATCGGATCGTTGAGCATGCGGTGCCACCACCGCACGGCGCCGGTGTAACCCTCGACGAGGTAGTCCATGGTGACCTCGCCGGGCGAGCGCACCGGGGCGTCGTACGGCGCTCCGGGAACCCCCTTGGTGGCTTCCGCGAACAACTCGGGCCGCCGCTCCAGTACGCTCCACAGCCTGCTGTCCCGGCCCACCGGCACCACCGGCAGCCCGGTCTCGGTCACCGCGGCCACCAGCGCGGGCTGGGTCGCGACGCGGACGTCGTGGCCCGCGGATCGCAGTGCCCAGGCCAGCGGGACCATGGGCAGGAAATGGGTTTTGTCGGCATAGGTCGCGAACAGCACGCGCATGGTCGATCCCCTCACGCCAGGGCGCGGTAGCGGGTGGTGAGCCGTTCGAGGTCGCCTGCCAGCTCGTTCGGCGAGGGCATGGCGAGCATCTCTTCACGCAGGCGCCGGGCCGAAGCCGAGAACGACGGCTCGTCGAGCAACCGGGAGACGGCTTTCCGCAACGCGGGCCCGTTCACCTCGGCGCCGGGGATGCTCAGCGAGGCGCCGGTGGCAGCGAGGCGGGAAGCCAGTGGAGGCGCGTCGAACTGCTCCGGCACGGTCAGCTGCGGTACGCCGTGCAGGGCGGCCGTGGCCAGGGTGCCGAAGCCGGCATGGTGCACGACCACCGAGCAACCCGGCACCAGCGCGTGGAGTGGCGCGAACGGGATGATCCTGGCGTTGTCCGGGATCCGGGCGAGCTTGGCCCGTTCGGAGTCCGGCAGCGTGGCGACCAGTTCGATGTCCAGGTCCGCCAGCTCGTCGAAGAGGCTCTGCAGGCTCCAGCCGTGGCCGCCGAACCGCTCCGCCATGGCCACCCCGAGGGTGAGCACCACCCTCGGTTTCGACGGCGGTTCGCGCAACCACCGCGGTACCACCGCGGGCCCGTTGTACGGCACGTAGCGCATCGGCACGCAGTGCAGGCCGGTGTCCATGCGCAGGGCGGCGGGCAACTGTTCCAGGGTGAAGTGGCCGGTGGTGAGGTCCTCGGCGAACTCGACGCCGTACGTGCTCGCCTGCTCGGCGAGCCATCGGCCGAGCGGGTCCTCCCGATCCTGCCCGGCGCACTGCCCGTGCAGGCGGAGGAACCGCTCCCTGGTGCGGCCGAAGAAGTCCAGGCACCACAGCAGCCGGGCGTGCGCCGCGCCGCAGGCCTTCGCCGCGATCGGGGCCGCGTAGGTGCCCGGTTCCCAGATCACCAGATCGGGTCGCCAGGCGCGGCAGAACTCCACCAGTTCGGCGATCATCGGCTGGTTGACCGTCCGGTACCAGGACGACACCGTCCAGCGATAGCCGGCGACCAGCTCCTCCGGAGTGGTGTTCGCGGCTGGCTCGTCGGCACGGTCGAACGGTGGCATCCGGCCGGTGCGCACCTGCTCGGCGTAGATCTTCGGGTGCCTCGCCGCGAGGTTGCGCAGCAGCCGTTCCTGCGTCCGCCAGAGGTTGTGGTCGCGGCCGACGGGAACGGCGGTCAGCCCCGCCCTGGTGATCAGCCCGGTCAGTTCGGGCTGGCTCGCGATCCGCACTTCGTGCCCGGCCGTCCGCAGCGCCCACGCCAGTGGCACGCAGGTCTGGAACACCGTCTGGAGCTTTTCCGAATAGGACGCGAAAAGTATGCGCATGGTGGTCCTACCTTCCGGTGCGGAGCAGGTACCGCATCGCCACACCGGTGACCGCGGAGGTGATGACGGCGATGAGGAC
The genomic region above belongs to Amycolatopsis sp. YIM 10 and contains:
- a CDS encoding PH domain-containing protein — its product is MRTESARPPRIEFDPQSVGWWRARLALTFAAAVAALVAAALVPGLLKVGGTWLLIPAAVVLVAAVPVVWLLPGWWYRVHRWEITDTAVYLRKGYFWQEVRIAPISRIQTVDTVRGPLQKHFGLTTLAVTTASAKGAIKIDGLAPAKAAELTSQLTEVTRSDDAT
- a CDS encoding GNAT family N-acetyltransferase, which encodes MALRAATAAEQAEFFRTILRTGIESVRPTAPRAAPVSKRVQAAFHVLKRNSGEVMGFSLIFDQDQAGHIRCGTYLDPRRARLGVGSEAVGLTINYAFAAFNVDRVITETTEASFGSFGVTKGDERIRNVLREHLYFRGQFWDLHGFSVDRAQWMEDREAIALELDPVAEGGGRPDTG
- a CDS encoding AMP-binding protein, coding for MAYAELTPAELLSAGFSSPRVTEEPWVVRWDEFDGDIEQLVLDSLPAMVEFRTSGTTGASKAWHRPKELMWAEAGMLAGLLAPRDPRAVLACVPSSHLYGGLTSVLVPARLGVPVWYRPSFTGRMPDPGERRSWAIMAIPWTFSMLRRYLPWITSLERVTVLHASGLIPEAAQHFLAEAGAERARIIEVIGATEAGAVATRQWSEGDPPDWTLLDDVAFAEPVEPGEGEVSLHVHSGRLALLGKDRAQQSCRLDDYVERLGERSFRFTGRRSRLVNVNGRRFNLDHLENLVRPMLDCVDLAIRPVTDPMIGEHIELLVVLHPGTAVGDLDLTAAFDRIGVRPRRVRAVDRIDRTEIGKFRRVGQSETSDAGARS
- a CDS encoding aromatic amino acid ammonia-lyase; amino-acid sequence: MTISAETGTDFSLTDIVRNAGWDARLEPCGEEDIARMQASAATVAKALAADQPVYGLTQGFGPLVLFEAESELEQGDSLISHLGSGQGEPLPPEACRLVVWLRLNSMRKGYSAVSPEFWLRLARLWNDGFTPAIPRHGTVSASGDLQPLAHAALSHTGVGEAWVPGPGGRRTVRPAKEALAALGAEPFTWPVREALAFVNGTGVGLAVSIVNQQSAVALVRAAALLTGRISTLFGANPEHFRPGIGIARGQAGQLTAARWIREELPAGAERSPDRPLQEPYSLRCGPQVLGAVLDQLDFAGELLCREANGSTDNPVTFDGEVLHGGNFHAMPVGFASDQIGLAVQMAAYLAERQLGVLVSPVTNGGLPPMLTPRPGRGAGLAGVQISATSFVSRIRQLVYPASLTTLPTNGWNQDHVPMALNGANSVADALDLAWLTIGSLAIGVAQLTSMLGAGTDGQGPWAKLAELSPPLDADRPMAAEVRAARDLLRTTAETQLATDPDRAF
- a CDS encoding ABC transporter ATP-binding protein — protein: MKQDESAKRPSMLELSAWRELLVYLAPHRKVVVVGGLLTLAGALVGLTQPAMAKWIVDSLEHDRAVTGPLVLLTVVVVAGAALAALGYYLLGRVAESVVLKSRREMVARVLGLRMRETSRLQPGDLMSRVTADTTLLRQAVGQTLIDALKGVLMLVVIVAAMWLMDAVLLLVTLGVLVVAGVLIGLVVPYFQRYSTKVQEAIADINSVLERALGALRTIKASGSEPQEAAKIHRSTWQAWRYGLHLARLSGIVSAGALLAIHVSFLVVLGVGGARVASGAIPIGTLIAFLLYLFSLIEPVAGLITAASTFSTGVAAVRRIREVHNLEVEPLRAPAAGERPVNAVRSAARAPATLAFHDVHFRYPEPDSPAVHRGVSFVIPPGGMTAVVGPSGAGKSTLFSLVERFYEPVRGRIELDGVDLEDWPLADLRAAIGYVEQDAPVLAGSLRENLLIGITTEVTDEEIRHVLSRTRLTALVDQLPDGLDTLVGHRGSTLSGGERQRIAIARALLRTPRLLLLDEATSQLDAVNEAALREVVVEVAREYTVLVVAHRLSTVTKADRILVMDAGVVRAVGTHQELVERDELYRELATTQLLVAGPAEDSGTPEVSGVRPG
- a CDS encoding TylF/MycF family methyltransferase, translated to MTTQLEASTVESGARERELYLNLMKRVVTNLIYQDSAVYHGDSYAEIKAGVREERAFDASARESGLDHPRVAHTMVGVKRLDNIQECLESVLADDVPGDFIETGVWRGGASIFARAVLKAHGVTDRTVWVADSFEGLPPNEREPIHLLNDLLAVSEEAVRENFRRYGLLDDQVRFVKGWFCDSLPTAEVERLSVLRLDGDLYESTMDALDNLYPKLSAGGFVIVDDYYFVPGCRLAILEFRRRHGITDPVREIDGVGTFWRKTG
- a CDS encoding activator-dependent family glycosyltransferase, yielding MRVLFATYADKTHFLPMVPLAWALRSAGHDVRVATQPALVAAVTETGLPVVPVGRDSRLWSVLERRPELFAEATKGVPGAPYDAPVRSPGEVTMDYLVEGYTGAVRWWHRMLNDPMIDELVDFALAWRPDLIVWETNTYAGSIAAKVLGCAHGRLMWSIDYFGGTRNLFLNLREAGAGDEVTDPLATWLGSRLRPFGLDFSEDLVTGQFTVDHLPASLRMSTGQPVLPMRYIPYNGRASEPGWLAGPPSKPRVGLTLGVSGVHQFGDYPVDVQGLLDALAELDVEVVATVPDAERAKLRRIPGNVSVFPFVPLHALAPTCTAVIHHAGPGTICSVALSGIPHLALPDVYDEPFLAARLAEHGAGLAIPAAEATGPLVRDALRRLLTESSFRAGAARLREEILAMPTPNELVATLEELAAGRDAVATA
- a CDS encoding activator-dependent family glycosyltransferase: MRILFASYSEKLQTVFQTCVPLAWALRTAGHEVRIASQPELTGLITRAGLTAVPVGRDHNLWRTQERLLRNLAARHPKIYAEQVRTGRMPPFDRADEPAANTTPEELVAGYRWTVSSWYRTVNQPMIAELVEFCRAWRPDLVIWEPGTYAAPIAAKACGAAHARLLWCLDFFGRTRERFLRLHGQCAGQDREDPLGRWLAEQASTYGVEFAEDLTTGHFTLEQLPAALRMDTGLHCVPMRYVPYNGPAVVPRWLREPPSKPRVVLTLGVAMAERFGGHGWSLQSLFDELADLDIELVATLPDSERAKLARIPDNARIIPFAPLHALVPGCSVVVHHAGFGTLATAALHGVPQLTVPEQFDAPPLASRLAATGASLSIPGAEVNGPALRKAVSRLLDEPSFSASARRLREEMLAMPSPNELAGDLERLTTRYRALA